The Ananas comosus cultivar F153 linkage group 2, ASM154086v1, whole genome shotgun sequence genome contains a region encoding:
- the LOC109724167 gene encoding uncharacterized protein LOC109724167 isoform X2: protein MTTQELIARGGATTLKPRLIDRLPLGPRCDMEAHHRHSLQGCGRSYSTVPPLRFSHWPPFVWTPSGWKVHPSVPEPAILGMLIDRDGHAATYLELKLGVLVTELFALVDSTSLDTLILEHGSLQCPYITFLTSVRVGWASDYRSCEVVPWDLRSSDSSWFKLLQLPPRCSDSLRTVSTVSSMSRPSGIYLCSISEVANLVV, encoded by the coding sequence ATAGGCTTCCGCTGGGGCCCAGGTGTGACATGGAGGCTCATCATAGGCATAGTTTGCAGGGTTGCGGGCGTAGCTACAGTACGGTGCCACCGCTGCGCTTCTCTCATTGGCCACCGTTTGTCTGGACCCCCTCCGGTTGGAAGGTTCACCCATCTGTGCCAGAGCCGGCCATCCTCGGGATGCTGATCGATCGGGACGGCCATGCTGCTACGTATCTCGAGCTTAAGCTGGGGGTTCTCGTGACCGAGCTCTTCGCCCTGGTTGATTCGACCTCTTTGGACACCTTGATACTAGAGCACGGTTCTCTCCAGTGTCCGTACATCACCTTTCTCACCTCTGTCAGGGTCGGTTGGGCCTCCGATTACAGATCTTGTGAAGTCGTGCCCTGGGACCTCAGAAGCAGCGATTCAAGTTGGTTCAAGTTGCTCCAACTTCCTCCTCGGTGCTCAGATTCGCTCCGAACAGTGAGCACGGTGTCCAGCATGTCGAGACCTTCTGGAATTTACCTTTGTTCGATTTCCGAAGTGGCGAATTTGGTAGTATGA